A single Danio rerio strain Tuebingen ecotype United States chromosome 17, GRCz12tu, whole genome shotgun sequence DNA region contains:
- the mis18bp1 gene encoding mis18-binding protein 1 isoform X4, with the protein MPRVMEAKRKQMPENPCRGNKQPLVLLEKVVPVEMLAQLQQKPVSFVSGLKDIRNKGTCVVFGERSISEEKDNEKDLQIEQSSSPESDPFSRSESQSDCTEIVPGPTQPNHNLLDDPLLLLSPRVLIPRKQASVLQSKRQARQVDEAVDEATNVTGIHLRDWIVKLLNKELVVDGIRIDTMIPWHSSFIVERVSSNVLKTSSGRTYVLIGKMAKHPNSLFPSWFLKKFLFGFPKMWKEYLDQFLSAYTGSQKSQKDKSSSVKPSKARKNSTSKHSKVQDITTSPVTPIDGVHQDSAKVSRSGRLIKPPLEYWKGGRIVMDSEMNVTVHEDYSTSVPSTPKKPATSQIAEEKSFRPKTMERGRCITSSSEDELSVPRRRIKQVSKPQQKIPSNPLPAENTARSKPPRSQKGPLVVTTMSDSIPAAKQNASRPQRASLRKQRSAEKDTFLDSGTEIKEKTKVDAVNGNFIPGDEQETGSEEDPKSKRNSKSSQKQIQVEPQPLPHDYSSLRRSSRISSRIIYSTDSNSSFTSPDLPRRQREKKSTAQKQLTKSLRTSVLQNSIGHKEQNDQESMRCSRRPKVISQKSPDDVLVDASISLLTDDNDDEDRVQHEQKATLLLRKAKPRKGKSQPKSIGTPVSSESMHSEHSEDEESVSNNRRSKKSEKGKANSRSKKTQAENNMLNKQEELLDGKWTEEELQKLHEGVNSLPKHQSGYWAHVAYVVGTRSAEECHEQYNAHQRKSKIPRQRPSKKPAATEESSKEVVEITAKAGTLKRRHQMRHFLEHMPKDDHDDVFTSSPMHSKQIKLPVFAANGDDKDFSQLQNPQTPSSSMSTSAKTPQCLHISPGMMGSINKNNLDKYIFHLQKNQKGRKRNKKEKLTPTPAARKTLKRCVAEDDDFVVWNMLSDKDMPSREDDSDEEDDYFMEYC; encoded by the exons ATGCCCAGGGTTATGGAAGCAAAACGAAAACAAATGCCAGAGAATCCTTGTAGGGGAAACAAAC AGCCTCTTGTGCTTCTGGAGAAAGTGGTTCCAGTTGAGATGTTGGCCCAGCTTCAGCAGAAACCCGTCAGTTTTGTCAGTGGGTTGAAGGacatcagaaataaag GTACTTGTGTTGTCTTTGGCGAGAGGAGCATTTCTGAAGAAAAAGACAACGAGAAAGACCTCCAAATAGAGCAGTCCAGTAGTCCTGAGTCTGATCCATTTAGTCGGTCTGAGTCTCAGTCGGATTGCACCGAAATTGTCCCTGGACCCACTCAGCCCAATCATAATCTGCTGGATGATCCTCTTCTGCTGCTTTCTCCTCGTGTCCTGATCCCACGAAAGCAAGCATCTGTGCTTCAGTCAAAACGACAGGCCAGACAAGTGGATGAAGCTGTAGATGAAGCAACCAAT GTGACAGGGATTCATTTAAGAGACTGGATTGTGAAGTTGCTCAACAAAGAGCTTGTGGTTGATGGTATTCGAAT agacACCATGATACCATGGCACAGCAGTTTTATTGTCGAAAGAGTCTCGAGTAATGTCCTCAAGACGTCATCCGGCAGGACTTACGTTCTGATTGGGAAAATGGCCAAACATCCCAATTCAT TGTTTCCATCGTGGTTTTTAAAGAAGTTTCTTTTTGGGTTTCCAAAAATGTGGAAGGAGTACCTGGATCAGTTTTTGAGTGCTTATACAGG GTCACAAAAAAGTCAAAAGGACAAAAGCAGTTCTGTGAAACCTTCTAAAGCCAGAAAAAACTCAACATCCAAACATTCTAAGGTTCAAGACATTACAACgt CTCCTGTCACTCCCATTGATGGTGTTCATCAGGACAGTGCAAAAGTGTCCCGCAGTGGCCGACTCATCAAACCACCACTGGAGTACTGGAAAGGAGGGAGGATTGTTATGGACTCTGAGATGAACGTTACTGTCCATGAAGACTATTCAACCTCAGTACCATCCACG CCAAAGAAGCCGGCAACATCACAGATTGCAGAGGAAAAATCATTTAGACCCAAAACTATGGAAAGGG GGAGATGCATCACATCTAGCAGTGAAGATGAATTATCAGTGCCAAGAAGGAGAATCAAACAGGTTTCCAAACCCCAACAGAAGATACCCAGCAATCCACTTCCGGCTGAGAACACAGCACGGAGTAAACCTCCAAGATCTCAGAAAGGGCCCCTGGTAGTGACCACCATGTCTGATTCAAttcctgcagcaaaacaaaacGCTAGTAGACCTCAAAGAGCCTCTCTGAGAAAACAGCGTTCAGCAGAAAAGGATACCTTTCTGGATTCAGGGACCGAAATAAAGGAAAAGACAAAAGTTGATGCAGTAAATGGTAATTTCATTCCTGGAGATGAACAGGAGACCGGCTCAGAGGAAGATCCAAAATCAAAGCGTAACAGCAAGTCCTCCCAAAAACAAATTCAAGTTGAACCTCAGCCCCTGCCACACGACTACAGTTCTTTACGCCGAAGCTCTCGCATAAGCTCCAGAATCATATACTCTACAGACTCAAACAGCTCCTTCACTTCTCCAGACCTTCCAAGAaggcaaagagaaaaaaagtcTACAGCCCAGAAACAGCTAACCAAATCTCTAAGGACCTCTGTGCTGCAAAACTCTATTGGGCATAAGGAACAAAATGATCAAGAATCAATGAGATGTTCACGTAGACCAAAAGTTATCTCACAAAAAAGTCCAGATGATGTGTTGGTGGATGCTTCTATATCTCTTCTCACAGACGATAATGATGATGAAGACCGAGTACAACATGAACAAAAGGCCACATTATTGTTGAGAAAGGCAAAACCAAGGAAAGGTAAATCCCAACCTAAAAGTATTGGAACCCCAGTTTCCTCAGAAAGCATGCATTCTGAGCACTCGGAGGATGAGGAAAGTGTTTCAAATAACAGAAGATCAAAGAAATCTGAAAAGGGAAAAGCAAACAGTAGAAGCAAAAAAACCCAAGCAGAAAACAACATGCTTAATAAACAAGAGGAGCTATTGGATGGAAAATGGACTGAAGAAGAGCTGCAGAAACTACATGA GGGTGTCAACTCATTACCCAAACACCAGAGCGGTTACTGGGCACATGTTGCATATGTTGTTGGCACCCGGTCGGCTGAAGAGTGTCATGAACAGTATAATGCCCATCAGAGGAAGAGCAAAATCCCCAGACAAAGACCATCAAAGAAACCAGCGGCAACTGAGGAGTCAA GCAAGGAAGTAGTTGAAATCACTGCTAAAGCTGGAACACTTAAAAGAAGACATCAGATGAGACATTTCTTGGAGCACATGCCCAAAGATGACCATGATGACGTGTTTACCAGCTCGCCCATGCACAGTAAACAAATCAAG TTGCCTGTATTTGCTGCAAATGGAGATGATAAGGATTTCAGCCAGCTTCAGAACCCTCAGACTCCCAGTTCAAGCATGTCTACTTCTGCTAAAACCCCTCAGTGTTTACACATCAGCCCAGGAATGATGGGTTCTATAAATAA gaATAACTTGGATAAGTACATTTTCCATCTTCAAAAGAACCAAAAAGGAAGAAAACGAAACAAAAAG GAGAAGCTTACACCAACCCCAGCTGCCAGGAAGACCCTAAAAAGATGTGTTG CTGAAGATGACGACTTTGTGGTGTGGAATATGCTCTCAGATAAGGATATGCCATCC
- the mis18bp1 gene encoding mis18-binding protein 1 isoform X3 — MPRVMEAKRKQMPENPCRGNKQPLVLLEKVVPVEMLAQLQQKPVSFVSGLKDIRNKGTCVVFGERSISEEKDNEKDLQIEQSSSPESDPFSRSESQSDCTEIVPGPTQPNHNLLDDPLLLLSPRVLIPRKQASVLQSKRQARQVDEAVDEATNVTGIHLRDWIVKLLNKELVVDGIRIDTMIPWHSSFIVERVSSNVLKTSSGRTYVLIGKMAKHPNSLFPSWFLKKFLFGFPKMWKEYLDQFLSAYTGSQKSQKDKSSSVKPSKARKNSTSKHSKVQDITTSPVTPIDGVHQDSAKVSRSGRLIKPPLEYWKGGRIVMDSEMNVTVHEDYSTSVPSTPKKPATSQIAEEKSFRPKTMERGRCITSSSEDELSVPRRRIKQVSKPQQKIPSNPLPAENTARSKPPRSQKGPLVVTTMSDSIPAAKQNASRPQRASLRKQRSAEKDTFLDSGTEIKEKTKVDAVNGNFIPGDEQETGSEEDPKSKRNSKSSQKQIQVEPQPLPHDYSSLRRSSRISSRIIYSTDSNSSFTSPDLPRRQREKKSTAQKQLTKSLRTSVLQNSIGHKEQNDQESMRCSRRPKVISQKSPDDVLVDASISLLTDDNDDEDRVQHEQKATLLLRKAKPRKGKSQPKSIGTPVSSESMHSEHSEDEESVSNNRRSKKSEKGKANSRSKKTQAENNMLNKQEELLDGKWTEEELQKLHEGVNSLPKHQSGYWAHVAYVVGTRSAEECHEQYNAHQRKSKIPRQRPSKKPAATEESSKEVVEITAKAGTLKRRHQMRHFLEHMPKDDHDDVFTSSPMHSKQIKLPVFAANGDDKDFSQLQNPQTPSSSMSTSAKTPQCLHISPGMMGSINKNNLDKYIFHLQKNQKGRKRNKKVAQTEKLTPTPAARKTLKRCVAEDDDFVVWNMLSDKDMPSREDDSDEEDDYFMEYC, encoded by the exons ATGCCCAGGGTTATGGAAGCAAAACGAAAACAAATGCCAGAGAATCCTTGTAGGGGAAACAAAC AGCCTCTTGTGCTTCTGGAGAAAGTGGTTCCAGTTGAGATGTTGGCCCAGCTTCAGCAGAAACCCGTCAGTTTTGTCAGTGGGTTGAAGGacatcagaaataaag GTACTTGTGTTGTCTTTGGCGAGAGGAGCATTTCTGAAGAAAAAGACAACGAGAAAGACCTCCAAATAGAGCAGTCCAGTAGTCCTGAGTCTGATCCATTTAGTCGGTCTGAGTCTCAGTCGGATTGCACCGAAATTGTCCCTGGACCCACTCAGCCCAATCATAATCTGCTGGATGATCCTCTTCTGCTGCTTTCTCCTCGTGTCCTGATCCCACGAAAGCAAGCATCTGTGCTTCAGTCAAAACGACAGGCCAGACAAGTGGATGAAGCTGTAGATGAAGCAACCAAT GTGACAGGGATTCATTTAAGAGACTGGATTGTGAAGTTGCTCAACAAAGAGCTTGTGGTTGATGGTATTCGAAT agacACCATGATACCATGGCACAGCAGTTTTATTGTCGAAAGAGTCTCGAGTAATGTCCTCAAGACGTCATCCGGCAGGACTTACGTTCTGATTGGGAAAATGGCCAAACATCCCAATTCAT TGTTTCCATCGTGGTTTTTAAAGAAGTTTCTTTTTGGGTTTCCAAAAATGTGGAAGGAGTACCTGGATCAGTTTTTGAGTGCTTATACAGG GTCACAAAAAAGTCAAAAGGACAAAAGCAGTTCTGTGAAACCTTCTAAAGCCAGAAAAAACTCAACATCCAAACATTCTAAGGTTCAAGACATTACAACgt CTCCTGTCACTCCCATTGATGGTGTTCATCAGGACAGTGCAAAAGTGTCCCGCAGTGGCCGACTCATCAAACCACCACTGGAGTACTGGAAAGGAGGGAGGATTGTTATGGACTCTGAGATGAACGTTACTGTCCATGAAGACTATTCAACCTCAGTACCATCCACG CCAAAGAAGCCGGCAACATCACAGATTGCAGAGGAAAAATCATTTAGACCCAAAACTATGGAAAGGG GGAGATGCATCACATCTAGCAGTGAAGATGAATTATCAGTGCCAAGAAGGAGAATCAAACAGGTTTCCAAACCCCAACAGAAGATACCCAGCAATCCACTTCCGGCTGAGAACACAGCACGGAGTAAACCTCCAAGATCTCAGAAAGGGCCCCTGGTAGTGACCACCATGTCTGATTCAAttcctgcagcaaaacaaaacGCTAGTAGACCTCAAAGAGCCTCTCTGAGAAAACAGCGTTCAGCAGAAAAGGATACCTTTCTGGATTCAGGGACCGAAATAAAGGAAAAGACAAAAGTTGATGCAGTAAATGGTAATTTCATTCCTGGAGATGAACAGGAGACCGGCTCAGAGGAAGATCCAAAATCAAAGCGTAACAGCAAGTCCTCCCAAAAACAAATTCAAGTTGAACCTCAGCCCCTGCCACACGACTACAGTTCTTTACGCCGAAGCTCTCGCATAAGCTCCAGAATCATATACTCTACAGACTCAAACAGCTCCTTCACTTCTCCAGACCTTCCAAGAaggcaaagagaaaaaaagtcTACAGCCCAGAAACAGCTAACCAAATCTCTAAGGACCTCTGTGCTGCAAAACTCTATTGGGCATAAGGAACAAAATGATCAAGAATCAATGAGATGTTCACGTAGACCAAAAGTTATCTCACAAAAAAGTCCAGATGATGTGTTGGTGGATGCTTCTATATCTCTTCTCACAGACGATAATGATGATGAAGACCGAGTACAACATGAACAAAAGGCCACATTATTGTTGAGAAAGGCAAAACCAAGGAAAGGTAAATCCCAACCTAAAAGTATTGGAACCCCAGTTTCCTCAGAAAGCATGCATTCTGAGCACTCGGAGGATGAGGAAAGTGTTTCAAATAACAGAAGATCAAAGAAATCTGAAAAGGGAAAAGCAAACAGTAGAAGCAAAAAAACCCAAGCAGAAAACAACATGCTTAATAAACAAGAGGAGCTATTGGATGGAAAATGGACTGAAGAAGAGCTGCAGAAACTACATGA GGGTGTCAACTCATTACCCAAACACCAGAGCGGTTACTGGGCACATGTTGCATATGTTGTTGGCACCCGGTCGGCTGAAGAGTGTCATGAACAGTATAATGCCCATCAGAGGAAGAGCAAAATCCCCAGACAAAGACCATCAAAGAAACCAGCGGCAACTGAGGAGTCAA GCAAGGAAGTAGTTGAAATCACTGCTAAAGCTGGAACACTTAAAAGAAGACATCAGATGAGACATTTCTTGGAGCACATGCCCAAAGATGACCATGATGACGTGTTTACCAGCTCGCCCATGCACAGTAAACAAATCAAG TTGCCTGTATTTGCTGCAAATGGAGATGATAAGGATTTCAGCCAGCTTCAGAACCCTCAGACTCCCAGTTCAAGCATGTCTACTTCTGCTAAAACCCCTCAGTGTTTACACATCAGCCCAGGAATGATGGGTTCTATAAATAA gaATAACTTGGATAAGTACATTTTCCATCTTCAAAAGAACCAAAAAGGAAGAAAACGAAACAAAAAGGTTGCACAAACG GAGAAGCTTACACCAACCCCAGCTGCCAGGAAGACCCTAAAAAGATGTGTTG CTGAAGATGACGACTTTGTGGTGTGGAATATGCTCTCAGATAAGGATATGCCATCC